The genomic interval TTTCTCAGTGTCTCCGTGTCTCGGTGGTTCGATCTGTGGGTGGATCATAGAGAATCTCAAAATCTCTGTGTTCTCTGTGGCAAATTTCTCCGTTAGGGATGCAGTTGCACTGCATCCCGCTTTCATCACATTCCGCCCGCAGTACAACTGCGGGCGAACAAAATGTCCTTTGAATTTTACCCTGCGAACTCGAACATTGGCATACCTTCCACGTTCGTCTCGACGCGGAAGACGCCGCCCGAAAGCGGATACTTCGTCAACGCGGCATCATCCATGTCCTTGCAAGCGGAGGTGATGAAGAGTTCGTTCATGTTCTTCCCGCCAAAGACGCACGATGACGGTTGAAGCGCAGGCACAGGGATTTGCTCCAGCAGTTGACCCGTGTGCGGATTCCATTTTGTGACCTGCGCGCCGCCCCACATGGCGATCCACAAGTTGCCTTGCGAATCGGAGGTCATGCCGTCGGGCCAGCCGAGGGATGCGGGGATGGTCACCGCGATGCGCGGGTTGGCGATCGCGCCTGAGTCGAGATCATAATCGAAGGCTTGTACTTGGCGTGTGGGCGTGTCTATGTAATAAAACGTTTTGCCGTCCGCGCTCCACGTCATGCCGTTGGAGATGGTGACGTCCGACAATAATTTCGTGATGGATTTCCCATCGAAGGAATATAGCGAGCCAGTTGAGTCCGTTTCGTTGAGATTCATCGTGCCAGCGAGGAAACGTCCGCGTGGGTCACATTTTCCGTCGTTGAAGCGGTTGGTCGCGGGCTCGTCCGCTGGGGCGGCGAGAAAAGTTGACGAAGCGGCAACCAGATCGAACGTCCAGAAAGAGAGGCGTTTCGCAAGGATGAGTCCGCCGCGCTGACGAAGAGTCAGACATCCGATGAAGTCATCCAATTCAGCGATCACATCCGCGTTGGCATAGATGCGTTTGCTGAGGATGTCGAGCCAGTATAAAGTTTGCGCGCGCGCATCCCACACAGGACCTTCGCCCAAGGTTGCTTTGGCATCGTACAACAATTCGACGCGCATGTTAAAACCAATCGCGTTTGTAAAAAATAAATGTGGCGACCGCGGTTAACGCGAGCGCGATGCCGAAGACGATGAGGAACGCGGTCGGCTCGCCGTCGGAGAGGGGCAGCATCACGTTCATGCCGAAGAAGCCCGCCACCGTGCCGGGCAAACTGACGATGATCGTGAGCGCGGCGAGGGCTTTCATCACGCCGTTGAGGTTGTTCGAGATGATCGAGGCGAACGCGTCCATCATGCTGGAGAGGATCTCGGCGTTGATGCTCGTCATTTGAATGGCTTGTTGGTTTTCGGTCAGCACGTCTTCGAGCAAATCCTGGTCTTCTTCATAATAGTTGAAGATCTGCGTGCGTTGGACGCGCTCCATCATCACTTCGTTGGAACGGAGCGCGGTCGCAAAATACGTGAGGCTCTTTTGATATTTGAGCAGTTCAAGCACTTCGCGGTTGCGCGTGGATTTTTGCAACTGGTCTTCGATGGTTTCGGTCTTGCGATTGATCTCGCGCAGGTGCGTGAGGTAGCGCGTGGCAGTTTCCAAAAAGATGTACAACGCGAAACGATAACGCTTGCCCGTTTTGAGCAGGCGATATTTTCTGTTCGCCAACACTTGGAACATTTCTTTTTCGTAACGGCAAATGGTGACGATCATGTTGCCTTTGATAAAAATTCCAAGCGGGATGGTGGTGTACGGGATGTCGCTTTCGGGCTGGCGGTGCGGGATGCGGATCAAGATGAACGTGTAATCGTCGTCGCGTTCCATGCGCGGCATTTCGTCCAGGTCGAGCGAGTTGTTGATGTAGTCCGGGTCCACGCCCCATTGCACGAGTTGTTGAATTTCCTCGGGCGTTGGGTCTACGGCTTTTACCCATGCGCCGTTTTCCATGGATTTCAATTCTTCGATTCCGCCCTCGGTGGTTTTGTAAATGGTGAGCATCACTGCCTCCTTGCATAAAAATATCCGCGCAGGAGGCGGCTCACCTCCTACGTGATCGGTTGAAACTGATGTTGCGCTAGGTCGACTCCTCCCAAACTGGGAGGCTGACTCTCGTCCTGATGAAACATGATGATGAATTGTACGCCCGAAAATTGGATTGCACAATCGCCGCGCGGATTGCAATTCTGTGAACGCTTCTTTCGCAGGGACGGCTGGTTCAGTCT from Candidatus Defluviilinea gracilis carries:
- a CDS encoding SMP-30/gluconolactonase/LRE family protein codes for the protein MRVELLYDAKATLGEGPVWDARAQTLYWLDILSKRIYANADVIAELDDFIGCLTLRQRGGLILAKRLSFWTFDLVAASSTFLAAPADEPATNRFNDGKCDPRGRFLAGTMNLNETDSTGSLYSFDGKSITKLLSDVTISNGMTWSADGKTFYYIDTPTRQVQAFDYDLDSGAIANPRIAVTIPASLGWPDGMTSDSQGNLWIAMWGGAQVTKWNPHTGQLLEQIPVPALQPSSCVFGGKNMNELFITSACKDMDDAALTKYPLSGGVFRVETNVEGMPMFEFAG
- a CDS encoding magnesium transporter CorA family protein, with product MLTIYKTTEGGIEELKSMENGAWVKAVDPTPEEIQQLVQWGVDPDYINNSLDLDEMPRMERDDDYTFILIRIPHRQPESDIPYTTIPLGIFIKGNMIVTICRYEKEMFQVLANRKYRLLKTGKRYRFALYIFLETATRYLTHLREINRKTETIEDQLQKSTRNREVLELLKYQKSLTYFATALRSNEVMMERVQRTQIFNYYEEDQDLLEDVLTENQQAIQMTSINAEILSSMMDAFASIISNNLNGVMKALAALTIIVSLPGTVAGFFGMNVMLPLSDGEPTAFLIVFGIALALTAVATFIFYKRDWF